GCGCGCCAACAAGATGGTCTACGGCACGATGACCGACACCGATGTGTCGATCTACCAGCTGAACACCACCTACGCGGCGATCAAGAGCTCGTACGGGATCAACCCGCTGACCGTGGCCGCCACCCACCCGGTCGCGGGCACCGCGATCAAGGTGGTCTCCGGCTACTGGAAGCGGATCTACTCCTGCAACGCCGACGCCTTCGTCTACCGACTGAAGGAGGGCGCGTGGACCTGGAAGGACTCCATGCGCTACACCTCCAGCTGCAACACCATCGGCGGCACCTCGGGCTCCCCGGTGGTCGACGTCGCCACCGGGCAGGTGGTCGCGGTGAACAACACCGGCAACGAGGACGGCGCGAGCTGCACCGACAACAACCCCTGCGAGGTCGACCAGAACGGCACGGTGACGGTCCGTCAGGGCATCAACTACGCCCAGCAGACGTACTGGATACCCGGCTGCTTCGGTACCGGCAACAAGCTCGACCTCGCCAAGGCGGGCTG
This genomic interval from Kitasatospora gansuensis contains the following:
- a CDS encoding trypsin-like serine peptidase — protein: MKKPLIGASCSLLLAGAAGLTGITPAFAAQTPTATVAAVDFAGTVALSNCSGSLIRMPSSVATDPALILSNGHCLETGFPAAGQVLTNRSSNRSFSLLNSSGSKVATLRANKMVYGTMTDTDVSIYQLNTTYAAIKSSYGINPLTVAATHPVAGTAIKVVSGYWKRIYSCNADAFVYRLKEGAWTWKDSMRYTSSCNTIGGTSGSPVVDVATGQVVAVNNTGNEDGASCTDNNPCEVDQNGTVTVRQGINYAQQTYWIPGCFGTGNKLDLAKAGCALPKP